A portion of the Diprion similis isolate iyDipSimi1 chromosome 4, iyDipSimi1.1, whole genome shotgun sequence genome contains these proteins:
- the LOC124405275 gene encoding syntenin-1-like: MSLYPSLEDMKVDHMIKAQLQADQHYAPQPAQVLPIPPAQVASHPSAPEHHVLYPALGDYMGLELSEDVIAANMPEYAVVNRQPTALVPQAPSTGSLSGMIAPLSGNSLGLQRAHVTNGIRELILCKDKDGKIGMRVHSVNNGVFVCLVSPNSPASMAGLRFGDQVLEINGVTVAGYSMDQAHKLLRKAPENGIKVIVRDRPFERTITLHKDSVGHIGFQFKNGKITALVKDSSAARNGLLTDHQLLEVNGKNVVGLKDKEIGAEIENGGDIITITIIPSYIYEHMIKKMSGSLLKSGMDHSIPTL; encoded by the exons ATGTCGCTGTATCCGTCTCTGGAGGACATGAAGGTTGATCACATGATCAAG GCTCAACTTCAAGCGGATCAACACTACGCTCCTCAGCCGGCCCAGGTGCTACCAATTCCTCCCGCACAGGTAGCTAGTCATCCTTCAGCTCCGGAGCATCACGTTCTTTATCCAGCTCTTGGTGATTATATGGGATTGGAACTCAGCGAAGATGTGATAGCCGCCAATATGCCTGAGTACGCAGTTGTCAATCGACAGCCG actgCCTTAGTACCACAAGCTCCATCGACTGGAAGCTTATCTGGGATGATTGCTCCGCTGTCTGGTAATTCTTTGGGTTTGCAGAGAGCACACGTCACCAATGGCATTCGAGAG CTGATCCTGTGCAAGGATAAAGATGGGAAAATCGGCATGAGAGTACACTCTGTGAATAACGGAGTGTTTGTTTGCCTCGTCAGTCCAAACTCTCCAGCGTCTATGGCAGGTCTGCGTTTTGGCGATCAAGTATTGGAAATAAACGGAGTCACTGTGGCTGGATATTCCATGGATCAGGCGCACAAGCTGTTGCGCAAAGCTCCTGAAAATGGTATCAAAGTCATAGTTAGAGACAG ACCATTCGAAAGGACAATCACATTGCATAAGGACAGCGTTGGGCATATCGGTTTCCAGttcaaaaatggaaaaattactGCATTGGTGAAGGACTCTTCGGCTGCTAGAAATGGGCTATTGACTGACCATCAACTGCTCGAAGTTAATGGCAAA aaCGTGGTCGGGTTGAAGGACAAAGAAATTGgagctgaaattgaaaatggtggCGATATCATAACTATCACAATTATTCCTTCCTACATTTATGAACACATGATTAAAAA AATGTCCGGCAGTTTACTGAAATCGGGAATGGATCATTCCATTCCCACTCTTTAA